A genomic window from Sparus aurata chromosome 4, fSpaAur1.1, whole genome shotgun sequence includes:
- the syt9a gene encoding synaptotagmin-9 isoform X1, with product MPGDRDDEICQKALELLSDLCSKGEVQNEHCLDFIYYFRDLARPRYTDSDISVSLLSLVVTACGLALFGVSLFVSWKLCWIPWRERGLSPITKEPHGHLNPTMSPLPSQLAPRQPVYTAVDPPAHNRRESSQCSIAREPTPVASVVSVEAPVTPVSPPPVVLATPEAAMKISHTSPDIPLDAQSKSRENGVHTNPRMQRQTTEPPPSGHPISEMGQGSIRRHMNLSNPDFNVAQFQRQDSLTGMGLGLGRLKPELYKQRSLEGDEGSRRGGGCGRLHFILKFDCDLEQLIVKIHKAEDLPAKDFSGTSDPYVKIYLLPDRMTKHQTKVHRKTLNPVFDEVFLFPVAYSELPTRKLHFSVYDFDRFSRHDIIGQVVVDNFLDLADFPRETKLCREIQYVSTDNVDLGDLMFSLCYLPTAGRLTITMIKARNLKAMDITGASDPYVKVSLMCEGRRLKKRKTSTKRNTLNPIYNEAIVFDVPPENIEQISLLIAVMDYDRVGHNEVIGVCRVGNDADSLGRDHWSEMLTYPRKPVAHWHPLVEYQGTTGSSQGGSCNSLKTPPSP from the exons ATATATCGGTGAGTCTGCTGTCACTCGTCGTGACTGCCTGTGGCTTGGCCCTGTTTGGTGTCTCCCTCTTTGTTTCCTGGAAGCTCTGCTGGATACCATGGAGGGAACGCGGGCTTTCTCCCATCACCAAGGAGCCCCACGGGCACCTCAACCCCACCATGAGCCCTCTGCCCTCGCAGCTGGCACCCAGACAACCGGTTTACACAGCCGTGGACCCTCCGGCGCACAACCGCCGTGAGTCATCGCAATGCTCCATCGCCAGAGAGCCCACTCCTGTGGCGTCAGTGGTGTCAGTGGAGGCTCCGGTGACCCCTGTGTCGCCACCACCTGTGGTCTTGGCCACACCAGAGGCAGCTATGAAGATCAGTCATACATCTCCAGACATCCCATTGGATGCCCAGAGTAAAAGCCGGGAGAATGGGGTTCACACAAACCCTCGTATGCAGAGGCAGACCACTGAACCCCCACCCTCTGGTCATCCAATATCTGAAATGGG ACAAGGGTCCATACGTAGACATATGAACCTGTCTAACCCAGACTTCAATGTGGCTCAGTTCCAAAGGCAGGACTCCCTCACTGGGATGGGGCTTGGCCTCGGTCGCCTCAAACCTGAGCTCTACAAACAGCGCTCCCTCGAGGGAGATGAAGGCAGTCGCAGGGGCGGGGGCTGTGGGCGCCTCCACTTCATCCTCAAATTTGACTGCGACCTTGAACAGTTAATAGTTAAGATCCACAAAGCAGAGGACCTCCCAGCCAAGGACTTCTCTGGTACCTCTGACCCTTATGTTAAGATCTACCTGCTCCCCGATCGTATGACCAAGCACCAGACCAAGGTGCACCGCAAGACGCTAAACCCTGTGTTTGATGAGGTCTTCCTGTTTCCAGTGGCGTACTCTGAGCTTCCCACCCGCAAGCTGCACTTCAGTGTCTATGACTTCGACCGCTTTTCACGCCACGACATAATTGGCCAAGTGGTTGTGGACAACTTCCTGGATCTGGCCGATTTCCCCCGGGAGACAAAGCTCTGCCGGGAAATCCAATACGTGTCTACG GATAACGTGGACCTCGGCGATCTGATGTTTTCGCTCTGCTACCTGCCCACTGCTGGCAGACTGACCATTACCATGATAAAGGCTCGCAATCTCAAGGCCATGGATATCACTGGTGCATCTG ATCCATACGTGAAGGTTTCACTCATGTGTGAAGGTCGCAgactgaagaagagaaagacatcGACGAAGAGGAACACTCTGAATCCGATCTATAACGAGGCCATTGTCTTTGACGTCCCCCCAGAAAATATAGAGCAGATCAGCCTTCTGATTGCAGTGATGGACTATGACCG TGTTGGCCATAATGAGGTCATCGGCGTGTGTCGAGTTGGCAACGATGCGGACAGCCTCGGTCGAGACCACTGGAGTGAAATGCTCACATATCCTCGAAAACCTGTCGCCCACTGGCATCCTCTTGTTGAG TACCAGGGGACCACAGGAAGTAGCCAGGGCGGATCCTGCAATTCTCTGAAGACGCCTCCTTCTCCGTAG
- the syt9a gene encoding synaptotagmin-9 isoform X2: protein MPGDRDDEICQKALELLSDLCSKGEVQNEHCLDFIYYFRDLARPRYTDSDISVSLLSLVVTACGLALFGVSLFVSWKLCWIPWRERGLSPITKEPHGHLNPTMSPLPSQLAPRQPVYTAVDPPAHNRRESSQCSIAREPTPVASVVSVEAPVTPVSPPPVVLATPEAAMKISHTSPDIPLDAQSKSRENGVHTNPRMQRQTTEPPPSGHPISEMGQGSIRRHMNLSNPDFNVAQFQRQDSLTGMGLGLGRLKPELYKQRSLEGDEGSRRGGGCGRLHFILKFDCDLEQLIVKIHKAEDLPAKDFSGTSDPYVKIYLLPDRMTKHQTKVHRKTLNPVFDEVFLFPVAYSELPTRKLHFSVYDFDRFSRHDIIGQVVVDNFLDLADFPRETKLCREIQYVSTDNVDLGDLMFSLCYLPTAGRLTITMIKARNLKAMDITGASDPYVKVSLMCEGRRLKKRKTSTKRNTLNPIYNEAIVFDVPPENIEQISLLIAVMDYDRVGHNEVIGVCRVGNDADSLGRDHWSEMLTYPRKPVAHWHPLVEVR from the exons ATATATCGGTGAGTCTGCTGTCACTCGTCGTGACTGCCTGTGGCTTGGCCCTGTTTGGTGTCTCCCTCTTTGTTTCCTGGAAGCTCTGCTGGATACCATGGAGGGAACGCGGGCTTTCTCCCATCACCAAGGAGCCCCACGGGCACCTCAACCCCACCATGAGCCCTCTGCCCTCGCAGCTGGCACCCAGACAACCGGTTTACACAGCCGTGGACCCTCCGGCGCACAACCGCCGTGAGTCATCGCAATGCTCCATCGCCAGAGAGCCCACTCCTGTGGCGTCAGTGGTGTCAGTGGAGGCTCCGGTGACCCCTGTGTCGCCACCACCTGTGGTCTTGGCCACACCAGAGGCAGCTATGAAGATCAGTCATACATCTCCAGACATCCCATTGGATGCCCAGAGTAAAAGCCGGGAGAATGGGGTTCACACAAACCCTCGTATGCAGAGGCAGACCACTGAACCCCCACCCTCTGGTCATCCAATATCTGAAATGGG ACAAGGGTCCATACGTAGACATATGAACCTGTCTAACCCAGACTTCAATGTGGCTCAGTTCCAAAGGCAGGACTCCCTCACTGGGATGGGGCTTGGCCTCGGTCGCCTCAAACCTGAGCTCTACAAACAGCGCTCCCTCGAGGGAGATGAAGGCAGTCGCAGGGGCGGGGGCTGTGGGCGCCTCCACTTCATCCTCAAATTTGACTGCGACCTTGAACAGTTAATAGTTAAGATCCACAAAGCAGAGGACCTCCCAGCCAAGGACTTCTCTGGTACCTCTGACCCTTATGTTAAGATCTACCTGCTCCCCGATCGTATGACCAAGCACCAGACCAAGGTGCACCGCAAGACGCTAAACCCTGTGTTTGATGAGGTCTTCCTGTTTCCAGTGGCGTACTCTGAGCTTCCCACCCGCAAGCTGCACTTCAGTGTCTATGACTTCGACCGCTTTTCACGCCACGACATAATTGGCCAAGTGGTTGTGGACAACTTCCTGGATCTGGCCGATTTCCCCCGGGAGACAAAGCTCTGCCGGGAAATCCAATACGTGTCTACG GATAACGTGGACCTCGGCGATCTGATGTTTTCGCTCTGCTACCTGCCCACTGCTGGCAGACTGACCATTACCATGATAAAGGCTCGCAATCTCAAGGCCATGGATATCACTGGTGCATCTG ATCCATACGTGAAGGTTTCACTCATGTGTGAAGGTCGCAgactgaagaagagaaagacatcGACGAAGAGGAACACTCTGAATCCGATCTATAACGAGGCCATTGTCTTTGACGTCCCCCCAGAAAATATAGAGCAGATCAGCCTTCTGATTGCAGTGATGGACTATGACCG TGTTGGCCATAATGAGGTCATCGGCGTGTGTCGAGTTGGCAACGATGCGGACAGCCTCGGTCGAGACCACTGGAGTGAAATGCTCACATATCCTCGAAAACCTGTCGCCCACTGGCATCCTCTTGTTGAGGTGAGGTGA